The proteins below are encoded in one region of Myxococcales bacterium:
- the dut gene encoding dUTP diphosphatase yields MKDPMTKGNELRVFRINPELVDLPFYASDAAAGLDLQAAIETPLLLCKGVSLMVPTGLIIALPSGFEGQVRPRSGLAAKHGITLLNSPGTIDEDYRGEVKVILINLGPEDYTIKPKERIAQLVVAPVNKVTVSEAKDANELGSTERGSGGFGSTGAH; encoded by the coding sequence ATGAAAGATCCCATGACTAAGGGCAATGAGCTTCGGGTTTTTCGAATAAATCCGGAGCTCGTTGATCTTCCTTTTTATGCAAGCGATGCAGCTGCGGGTCTCGATCTGCAAGCAGCGATTGAAACACCTCTACTTCTTTGTAAAGGTGTGTCATTAATGGTCCCGACTGGATTAATCATAGCGCTTCCTTCGGGTTTTGAAGGCCAAGTCCGCCCACGTTCGGGCCTAGCCGCGAAGCATGGAATCACCTTACTCAATTCGCCAGGCACCATTGATGAGGACTACCGAGGGGAAGTAAAAGTAATTCTAATTAATCTTGGACCCGAGGACTACACCATCAAACCCAAAGAGCGCATTGCTCAGCTTGTGGTTGCACCCGTAAATAAGGTTACTGTCAGCGAAGCGAAGGATGCCAATGAACTCGGTAGTACCGAGCGTGGCTCCGGAGGTTTTGGCAGCACCGGGGCTCATTGA
- the rpsO gene encoding 30S ribosomal protein S15, with translation MVLHVEDKQAIVNKFKQHEKDTGSPEVQIALLSERITYLTDHFKTHKKDHHSRRGLLMMVSRRRSLLDYLRRSDIERYRKIIKELGIRK, from the coding sequence ATGGTTCTCCACGTGGAAGACAAACAGGCAATCGTTAACAAGTTCAAGCAACACGAAAAAGACACCGGGTCGCCTGAAGTTCAAATCGCGCTTTTAAGCGAGCGGATTACTTACCTTACCGATCATTTCAAAACGCACAAAAAGGACCATCACTCAAGGCGTGGCCTATTGATGATGGTTTCACGTCGCCGCAGCTTGCTTGATTACTTGCGACGCAGCGACATTGAGCGGTATCGCAAAATCATCAAAGAGCTAGGCATTCGAAAGTAG
- a CDS encoding SseB family protein, producing MGSSARPPENPARLEAMHRLLKEAQRGGQAKVDALVALIAREVYAVRSQQSPSGLMHYQDSVGHLALPIFTDGTTLAEAAERHQWQVNGSPDSLGIKLEVLEAFRYALGQNFAGILVDMEAPHSVSISRQEMLPFLDEGARREIKSPYAVRGRLSSTLIQAVQATPSQAPDSIVPPPPPPQALAKRSKKKSEVDLQTALNLTDLSDLDHELMEAIAAGLRDFPEVEWAASAAGCFNSSCCTVCLRVDPGYRTRLEELYARIHSISAEQSKTVDLRLLDDPELTRLTREKGHIFYPWARDIQKTPTNA from the coding sequence ATGGGCTCTTCTGCTCGGCCACCAGAAAATCCAGCTCGACTCGAAGCGATGCATCGCCTGCTCAAAGAAGCTCAGCGTGGCGGGCAAGCCAAAGTTGATGCACTTGTCGCCCTGATTGCACGAGAGGTCTATGCGGTTCGCTCTCAGCAAAGCCCCTCAGGCTTAATGCACTACCAGGATTCCGTAGGCCATCTTGCGTTACCTATTTTTACCGATGGCACTACGCTGGCTGAAGCAGCCGAACGACACCAATGGCAGGTCAATGGCTCACCGGATTCGCTAGGCATCAAACTCGAAGTGCTTGAAGCATTTCGCTATGCCCTAGGACAGAATTTTGCGGGCATTCTCGTTGATATGGAAGCCCCGCACAGCGTTAGCATTTCACGACAAGAAATGCTCCCGTTCCTCGATGAAGGTGCACGTCGCGAAATAAAGAGCCCCTATGCGGTCCGCGGACGGTTGTCCTCTACTCTGATTCAAGCGGTGCAAGCTACTCCGTCGCAAGCTCCAGACAGTATTGTGCCCCCGCCTCCACCTCCTCAGGCTCTAGCAAAGCGGTCCAAGAAGAAAAGCGAAGTAGATCTGCAAACGGCTTTGAACTTAACGGATCTTTCCGATCTTGATCACGAACTCATGGAAGCTATTGCAGCAGGTTTACGTGATTTTCCTGAAGTCGAGTGGGCTGCATCTGCGGCTGGATGCTTCAACTCGAGTTGCTGCACGGTTTGTCTGCGTGTGGATCCAGGCTATCGAACGCGACTTGAGGAACTTTATGCTCGCATTCACAGCATTAGTGCTGAGCAAAGCAAAACCGTTGACCTTCGCTTACTGGATGATCCCGAGCTCACTCGCCTGACTCGAGAAAAAGGCCATATCTTCTATCCCTGGGCGCGCGACATTCAGAAAACGCCAACAAACGCTTAG
- a CDS encoding glycosyltransferase family 4 protein codes for MTDDFTCNTTERPWNEIAGSQSSVTLRPRELELSSNPERTQFHLLSFEAHDSYSRAGGLGTRVIGLSEALARAGYPTHVWFVGDPALPGYEADGALHLHRWCQWISAYHPKGVYDGDAGKENDYASSLPPHLVQAQLLPHIQKGGKAVVIAEEWQTVNAVLHLDWLLRKAGIRQHVRIFWNANNVFGFEHIDWKRLERAAIITTVSRYMKQLMAAQGIESVSIPNGLAPDAYQPADSAAVRTLRQRFSNRLLLTKMARWDPDKRWLGSVELVRELKSQGYRPLLIARGGSEAHGDEVLRAMADSGLHVLDRKAAAAGGLSGFIEALDQNNGYDVINYQSFIDSSSRRVLFQASDAVLANSRHEPFGLVGLEAMAVGGIACTGCTGEEYAIGGHNALVLQTGQPSEFMGLYSQLRHSFEQMTSMRMAGRQTAQQYAWSEIIQSSIIPRVLCAGPEF; via the coding sequence ATGACGGACGACTTCACCTGCAACACCACTGAGAGACCCTGGAACGAGATCGCCGGCAGTCAATCCAGTGTGACACTAAGGCCACGGGAACTCGAGCTTTCCAGTAATCCGGAACGCACGCAGTTTCACCTTTTATCGTTCGAAGCGCACGATTCGTATTCGCGCGCTGGCGGACTGGGTACCAGGGTGATTGGTCTTTCTGAAGCCCTGGCGAGAGCTGGCTACCCGACCCACGTGTGGTTTGTAGGGGATCCCGCCCTTCCTGGCTATGAAGCAGACGGCGCCTTGCATCTTCATCGTTGGTGTCAATGGATTAGCGCTTACCACCCTAAAGGTGTGTACGATGGCGATGCTGGCAAAGAAAATGATTATGCAAGCTCGCTGCCACCGCACCTGGTTCAAGCACAACTTCTTCCTCATATCCAAAAAGGCGGAAAGGCCGTAGTCATTGCCGAAGAGTGGCAAACGGTCAATGCAGTCCTTCACTTGGACTGGCTCTTGCGTAAAGCAGGTATTCGCCAACATGTACGCATCTTTTGGAACGCGAACAACGTGTTTGGCTTTGAGCACATTGACTGGAAGCGTCTTGAGCGGGCAGCCATCATCACCACTGTCAGCCGATACATGAAGCAACTCATGGCGGCTCAAGGGATTGAGTCCGTCAGTATTCCAAATGGCCTCGCCCCGGATGCCTATCAGCCTGCTGACAGCGCAGCAGTGAGAACCTTGAGGCAACGTTTTTCCAATCGTTTATTGCTGACCAAAATGGCGCGCTGGGATCCGGACAAGCGTTGGCTTGGATCCGTTGAACTTGTACGTGAGCTAAAAAGCCAGGGCTACCGACCTCTTTTGATTGCGCGAGGCGGAAGTGAAGCACATGGGGATGAGGTCCTTCGAGCTATGGCTGATAGTGGTTTGCACGTTCTTGATCGCAAAGCCGCTGCAGCTGGAGGGTTGTCTGGTTTTATTGAAGCACTGGATCAAAACAATGGATACGATGTCATCAACTACCAGTCCTTTATCGACTCGAGTTCCAGAAGGGTACTTTTCCAAGCTTCGGATGCAGTGCTGGCCAACAGTCGCCATGAACCTTTTGGTCTTGTCGGACTTGAGGCGATGGCTGTAGGCGGCATTGCCTGCACGGGCTGTACCGGTGAGGAGTATGCCATCGGTGGTCACAACGCACTTGTGCTTCAGACAGGGCAGCCTTCGGAATTCATGGGCTTATACAGTCAGCTTCGCCATAGTTTTGAGCAAATGACATCCATGCGCATGGCTGGAAGACAAACTGCTCAACAGTATGCATGGTCTGAAATCATTCAGTCTAGTATCATTCCTCGCGTGCTGTGTGCTGGCCCAGAGTTTTAG